The genomic DNA AAAATAACTTAGTAATAGAAGTATTTCGTCATCTTTTAATGGAAAGTACTTTAAATACACATATAACCAGTCTATGCAGTCATCACAATGTTTTGGGAATGTATTTAACAGTCTTGATAAGAAAGGTAATATATCATGAATGGCCGCTCCTTCTCTACTGTCTTCGAGGTTAGTAAAATATCCATATCCTCTATCATCATAAAGAAAATGCTCAGAGGAGATCTTTCCATGAACCACGACCGCCCTGGCTTTTGTTTCTTCCTTTGTTTGCTCAAACCATTCTTTTAGCTTGTTTTTGGAATAAGTAAGCGCTAGCCGAATGTTATTATAATACAAGCAAAACAAAAGTTCGGTAGGGGACATATATTGTTTCCCCTCACACGCCTCAACATATCCTTCAATAAATTCCGTTTCTTTTTCCCAAAGCGAAGAAATGGTACTATAATGTTCTTCTTTTTCTTTAGGATCAATAGTCACTTCGTGAAGGGACAATGTATGAAGCCTTGCTAGCTCCCGAAAAAGCTGTTGATTTCTTTCATTTCTGTTTTCTTTCTCTTCATTTGGCAACCAAGGCATCAGGTAATATAATTCTTGATTATGCAAAACCGCATAGCGCCCATCAACCGTTGGATAAACAGGAACAATACGATTGTAGCCTTTCTGATATAAGTATTGGATATGGCGAATAAAATCCGTTCCATGTTTAGGAGATATCTTTTTTAAAGCAAAAATTCCTTTATCACTATAAATACGAAAAATTTTCCCAAATCGCTCAATAAAGTGTGGCTTAACTCCATAATTTTTTAACACCGGCTCCATTTGCTGCAAATAATTAATATTCGACAAGGAGGCTCAACCCTTCCATAAAAACAACAAGGGCAGGAGTATTCACCTGCCCAATGGTTGTTCTTCTATTTATGGGCAATAGGAATAGGTATATAAAGAACTTGCCCTTCGTATATATCTTGATTTAACTCAAGATGGTTTACCTTAAGTAATTGTTGTACAGGTACTTCGTAACGTGACGCTAATTGTTCGATCGTTTCTCCGCTTTGGACGATGGCTACACGAAGTTTTGTTAAATCTTCCGTCTCCTCTTTTCGAGCAAAAAACTCAGTTAAAGACATTCCCTTTTTTGAAGACTTCTTTTTCTTTACCTTAGGCTGAGGTGGTGAAGAAGAAGATTCTTCTTCCACTTCTGGTTGGGTTTCTACTTGTGGCTGTATCTCGGCTTCTGGAACAGGCTGAAGCTCAACCTCTGCTGCCTCTTCCACCACTTCTTCAACAACCTCTTGGGGTGCTTCACTTCGAGCTGCTGAAAAAGTAATTTCAGGTTCCTTTGCTTCGTTTACAGGAAGTTGTGGAGCTTCAAATAATTCAGTTGACTTATTTATAGAAACCACTTTTTCCTCTGTATCATCCGCTGATTTTCTCGCTTCCACAGCGAAAGGTTCATACTCATGATCTAATATGATTGGTTCCTCTTGTTCTTCTGTACGTTGCTCATGTGACCATTCAATATGGTCTTCTATCTCATCAACTGTTGCTTCTCGGTTTGCAACCTCAAGTTGAAATTCTTCCACTTCTGGTTGGGTTTCTACTTGTGGCTGTATCTCGGCTTCTGGAACAGGCTGAAGCTCAACCTCTGCTGCCTCTTCCACCACTTCTTCAACAACCTCTTGGGGTGCTTCACTTCGAGCTGCTGAAAAAGTAATTTCAGGTTCCTTTGCTTCGTTTACAGGAAGTTGTGGAGCTTCAAATAATTCAGTTGACTTATTTATAGAAACCACTTTTTCCTCTGTATCATCCGCTGATTTTCTCGCTTCCACAGCGAAAGGTTCATACTCATGATCTAATATGATTGGTTCCTCTTGTTCTTCTGTACGTTGCTCATGTGACCATTCAATATGGTCTTCTATCTCATCAACTGTTGCTTCTCGGTTTGCAACCTCAAGTTGAAATTCTTCCACTTCTGTTTCTTCATGTGCAGGTTTATGCTGCTGATCTCCATAAAGACCTGTTATTGTTAAATCGGCAGTTAATTTCATACAGCTTCTTTCTTGAAAAAGATAATCAAAGCTTTCCACTTCTACATAGATGTCATTTATGCTTTGAATACGGTTATTAGGAATGGTTATATCTACTGGAAAACGATGTGAGAACTCATAGAGTCCCTCTTCCCTCTCCTCCACATGATGAACAAACTTCGGAGCAGTAAACAAATCCTCCTCCTCACTAGAACCATCATTGTAACGTTGATATTCACCTGTTAATTCTAATGCACCTTGAATGGTGACATATTGTTCGTTTTCATGAATCGTAATATTTGGAGCAAGCGAAATAGAAACTAACTCCTCTACTTCCTGTCCCTTTTGAAACCACACCGATTCTTCCAATGAAAATCGTAAACACGACTCGTTACCTTGAGACAAAGCGACTCCTCCTTTCATTTCCTATACGTTTAATCACTATGTCATTATCACTCTATGAACTAGTGAATATTTTTATGAATAAAAGTAATCGCAAAGAGCGTGTTTACATAAAAAAGAGACTCATTTGAGTCTCTTTTTAAAATAATCATTTTAGCTTTGAAAAGGCAATGTCGATTGCTTGAATCGTTTTTCCAATATCTTTGTTACTGTGTGCTGTGGATAGGAACATTCCTTCAAATTGGGAAGGTGGTAAGAAAACACCCTGATTCGCCATTTCTTGGTAATAAGAAGCAAAATAATCAAGATTTGAAGTTTTGGCTTGTTCGTAGTTTGTAACCGCTTCGTTAGTAAAGAAAAATCCGACCATCGATCCAACTCGGTTGATGGTGTGGGGAATACCATGTTTTTGTGCCGCTGCTTTTATTCCTTCTTCAAGCAGTGCTGCTTTACGCGCAAACTCCTCATAATGTTCAGGTGTAAGTTGGCTAAGTGTTTCTAATCCTGCAGTCATGGCAAGAGGATTTCCAGAAAGTGTTCCAGCCTGGTAGATCGGGCCACTTGGTGCAATTTGCTCCATGATTTCTGCCCTTCCTCCATAAGCTCCAACAGGTAGCCCACCACCGATAACTTTTCCAAGACATGTTAAATCAGGAGTGATGCCAAAATACCCTTGTGCACAGTTGTAACCCACCCTAAAACCAGTCATTACTTCATCAAATATCAAAAGTGCTCCATATTGCGTAGTAATATCTCTAAGCCCCTCTAAAAATCCAGGTTGTGGTAAAACCACCCCCATATTTCCTGCAACAGGTTCTACTATGATTCCAGCAATATCATCCCCAAATTGCTCAAACGCATAGCGAACACTTTCCAAATCATTATAAGGAACTGTAATGGTATTTTTTGCGACCCCTTCTGGAACCCCAGGGCTATCAGGAAGACCCAAAGTTGCCACACCGGATCCTGCTTTAATTAATAAAGAATCACCGTGACCATGGTAACAACCTTCAAATTTTAAGATTTTATTTCTCCCCGTATATCCACGAGCTAGGCGCAATGCACTCATGGTAGCTTCCGTTCCTGAGGAAACCATACGAACGATTTCAATAGACGGCACTCTTTCTTTCACTAAATTTGCTAATTTCGTTTCAATTAAACTAGGAGCACCGAAGCTTGTACCAAGTTCTGCGACCTTTTTAATCGCTTCAACAACACGATCATTTGCATGCCCCAAGATTAATGGTCCCCAAGACAACACATAGTCAATATATTCGTTTCCATCTATATCATAAATTTTAGAGCCTTTTCCTCTCTCCATAAAAATAGGATCCATTTTAACGG from Robertmurraya sp. FSL R5-0851 includes the following:
- the hemL gene encoding glutamate-1-semialdehyde 2,1-aminomutase, with product MRSYSKSIEAFAEAKTLMPGGVNSPVRAFKSVKMDPIFMERGKGSKIYDIDGNEYIDYVLSWGPLILGHANDRVVEAIKKVAELGTSFGAPSLIETKLANLVKERVPSIEIVRMVSSGTEATMSALRLARGYTGRNKILKFEGCYHGHGDSLLIKAGSGVATLGLPDSPGVPEGVAKNTITVPYNDLESVRYAFEQFGDDIAGIIVEPVAGNMGVVLPQPGFLEGLRDITTQYGALLIFDEVMTGFRVGYNCAQGYFGITPDLTCLGKVIGGGLPVGAYGGRAEIMEQIAPSGPIYQAGTLSGNPLAMTAGLETLSQLTPEHYEEFARKAALLEEGIKAAAQKHGIPHTINRVGSMVGFFFTNEAVTNYEQAKTSNLDYFASYYQEMANQGVFLPPSQFEGMFLSTAHSNKDIGKTIQAIDIAFSKLK
- the ysxE gene encoding spore coat protein YsxE yields the protein MSNINYLQQMEPVLKNYGVKPHFIERFGKIFRIYSDKGIFALKKISPKHGTDFIRHIQYLYQKGYNRIVPVYPTVDGRYAVLHNQELYYLMPWLPNEEKENRNERNQQLFRELARLHTLSLHEVTIDPKEKEEHYSTISSLWEKETEFIEGYVEACEGKQYMSPTELLFCLYYNNIRLALTYSKNKLKEWFEQTKEETKARAVVVHGKISSEHFLYDDRGYGYFTNLEDSREGAAIHDILPFLSRLLNTFPKHCDDCIDWLYVYLKYFPLKDDEILLLLSYFAHPGPILRVVEEYYKSKERNERKFVQRLQKQFWLLKNSEYVVTRIEEIERQKKQAAAAAAAQSNEGAQS
- the spoVID gene encoding stage VI sporulation protein D yields the protein MSQGNESCLRFSLEESVWFQKGQEVEELVSISLAPNITIHENEQYVTIQGALELTGEYQRYNDGSSEEEDLFTAPKFVHHVEEREEGLYEFSHRFPVDITIPNNRIQSINDIYVEVESFDYLFQERSCMKLTADLTITGLYGDQQHKPAHEETEVEEFQLEVANREATVDEIEDHIEWSHEQRTEEQEEPIILDHEYEPFAVEARKSADDTEEKVVSINKSTELFEAPQLPVNEAKEPEITFSAARSEAPQEVVEEVVEEAAEVELQPVPEAEIQPQVETQPEVEEFQLEVANREATVDEIEDHIEWSHEQRTEEQEEPIILDHEYEPFAVEARKSADDTEEKVVSINKSTELFEAPQLPVNEAKEPEITFSAARSEAPQEVVEEVVEEAAEVELQPVPEAEIQPQVETQPEVEEESSSSPPQPKVKKKKSSKKGMSLTEFFARKEETEDLTKLRVAIVQSGETIEQLASRYEVPVQQLLKVNHLELNQDIYEGQVLYIPIPIAHK